One genomic window of Corynebacterium pseudotuberculosis includes the following:
- a CDS encoding DUF4185 domain-containing protein, giving the protein MRMTRRKALTVATLVTLSSFTSVSTGHAIDFGNIMRLPSALSSALSSGSSGSSAPDAKPAPQRPNRISEGLTVTMLDDLFGRGKSDKVGILSGDLGEMVRLAKDGKEFAIIFGDSFTGEGLQGEWKSPIGLVAKLGEDGKIQIVRPLNEGEKAEQLIKYEHKDRLTLLPSDVINIDGTIYMQAMWHQGLGNVIKTQIWKSTDQGKTWSSVNEIPASYMNEFGSLLSWENGDDGYVYMVSSKFGRAHSVYLTRFRPEQIGDEQQWEHYNPTANTWSKHVDGAHLTPILSNSVKAGEMSLRRIEGHWVLSMFNEETWAIEVRISEKLDQSWDKIKPANVVVAGTGGWGAKQNENNFTQLYGGYITPFSTLADMNIVVSQWNTSNNSRYNSTQFNVKGLDKFFNITPKPADAQPTPRAVTADQTADQSVIEVSEVAPADSDKAATPEQEIIESVAPVEVLPLTGALDSQKN; this is encoded by the coding sequence ATGAGAATGACCCGTCGAAAAGCCCTGACGGTTGCCACCCTAGTTACTCTTAGCTCGTTCACCAGTGTAAGCACCGGACACGCCATCGACTTTGGGAATATCATGCGATTGCCTTCCGCTTTATCTTCAGCCTTATCCTCTGGTTCTTCTGGCTCCTCGGCCCCAGACGCTAAGCCTGCCCCACAGCGCCCAAACCGAATCTCCGAAGGCCTCACAGTTACTATGCTCGACGATCTTTTCGGGCGTGGTAAATCCGACAAGGTCGGTATCCTCTCCGGTGATCTAGGGGAAATGGTCCGACTAGCCAAGGACGGCAAAGAATTTGCCATCATTTTCGGGGACTCCTTCACAGGCGAAGGGCTACAGGGTGAGTGGAAAAGTCCCATCGGTTTAGTGGCCAAGCTGGGAGAAGACGGAAAAATACAGATTGTTCGCCCACTCAACGAGGGGGAAAAAGCCGAGCAGCTTATTAAGTACGAGCATAAAGATCGCCTCACGCTCCTCCCCTCGGACGTCATTAACATCGACGGGACAATCTACATGCAGGCCATGTGGCATCAGGGCCTAGGCAACGTCATAAAAACTCAGATCTGGAAGTCCACCGATCAGGGAAAGACCTGGTCTAGCGTCAACGAGATACCCGCTAGTTACATGAACGAGTTCGGCAGCCTTCTCTCCTGGGAAAACGGCGATGACGGCTACGTATATATGGTCTCCTCTAAATTCGGCCGCGCACACAGCGTCTATCTCACCCGTTTCCGCCCTGAACAGATCGGCGATGAACAGCAGTGGGAGCACTATAACCCCACTGCAAACACCTGGTCCAAGCATGTCGACGGTGCACATCTCACACCGATCCTCAGCAATTCGGTTAAGGCCGGTGAAATGTCCCTGCGCCGCATAGAGGGGCATTGGGTACTCAGTATGTTCAATGAAGAGACCTGGGCCATCGAGGTACGGATCTCCGAGAAACTCGACCAAAGCTGGGACAAGATTAAACCAGCCAATGTGGTGGTCGCGGGCACCGGCGGCTGGGGAGCTAAACAAAATGAAAATAACTTCACCCAGCTCTACGGCGGCTATATCACGCCTTTTTCCACCCTCGCTGACATGAACATTGTGGTGTCACAGTGGAATACTTCTAACAACAGCCGCTATAACTCCACGCAGTTTAACGTCAAGGGCTTGGATAAGTTCTTCAACATCACGCCTAAGCCTGCCGACGCTCAGCCGACGCCACGAGCAGTTACTGCAGATCAGACTGCGGATCAAAGCGTGATTGAGGTATCTGAGGTAGCACCAGCAGATTCCGATAAGGCCGCCACGCCAGAACAAGAGATTATAGAAAGCGTCGCGCCGGTAGAGGTGCTACCCCTTACCGGCGCGCTTGATTCACAGAAAAACTAG
- a CDS encoding ABC transporter permease, translating into MIIANDSFRYSLVFLVAQREALLSVRSKSVSIVFAVVALGAIALVGFSSKQVVNSGKDFNPHDVSVVVGLFMLVALSMSIMMSSPLLGASMVDEKDNKVVEILLSSIRADELYLGKVFGHVIIGLFQLTALWGITAVSSILFGLSDFASFPWSRTFIVLLFMFPGYLVFTALFGMAGALVSRNEDYLAAQLPILILFFVTLFVPFLPLIKIGSFESGWLPAVSWIPPLSMVATPVREIYIGEPNWVVVISWILLLVLSAFLFFLGALTFKKNILK; encoded by the coding sequence ATGATAATTGCAAACGATTCTTTTCGATATTCTCTTGTATTTCTGGTGGCCCAAAGAGAGGCACTTCTTAGCGTTAGAAGTAAATCAGTCTCGATAGTTTTTGCTGTAGTTGCCTTGGGAGCGATTGCCTTAGTCGGCTTTTCTTCGAAACAAGTTGTTAATTCCGGCAAAGATTTCAATCCACACGATGTAAGTGTTGTCGTGGGGTTATTTATGCTGGTTGCGTTGTCGATGTCCATCATGATGAGCTCACCTCTACTAGGCGCTTCCATGGTTGACGAGAAAGATAACAAAGTTGTTGAGATTCTTCTTTCTTCGATTCGTGCTGATGAGTTATACCTAGGAAAGGTGTTTGGCCACGTTATTATCGGACTATTTCAACTAACTGCCCTTTGGGGAATTACAGCAGTTTCTTCTATTTTATTTGGATTGTCGGATTTTGCTAGTTTTCCATGGTCAAGAACATTCATAGTGCTCTTGTTTATGTTTCCTGGCTACCTTGTTTTTACTGCTTTATTTGGCATGGCAGGTGCTCTTGTTTCAAGAAATGAAGACTACTTAGCTGCGCAACTTCCGATCCTTATCCTCTTTTTTGTCACGCTATTTGTCCCGTTTTTGCCGTTGATCAAAATTGGCTCTTTTGAAAGTGGTTGGCTTCCAGCAGTTTCTTGGATTCCACCACTGTCCATGGTGGCTACTCCGGTTAGGGAAATCTATATTGGGGAACCCAACTGGGTAGTAGTAATTTCATGGATTTTACTGCTGGTTTTATCTGCTTTTCTCTTCTTCCTGGGCGCCCTTACTTTTAAGAAAAATATTCTGAAGTAG
- a CDS encoding ABC transporter ATP-binding protein, with translation MLKFDNVQKSFGSKQVLKGVNFSVDRGEIVGLLASNGGGKTTSMRIALGLMKPDIGEVLVAGQKIAPDSVRGVGYMPEERGLYSDETVVNQLRYFARLHRIPKEKMKPRIKELLDKLEVSQFADSKVKELSLGNKQRIQIASALIHSPELLVLDEPFSGLDPLAVDRFQYLLREYAASGAAILFSSHQIEIVEKYPIV, from the coding sequence TTGCTTAAATTCGATAACGTACAGAAGAGTTTCGGCTCAAAACAGGTGCTCAAAGGCGTAAATTTTTCCGTGGATCGCGGCGAGATAGTTGGCCTGCTTGCTTCAAACGGTGGGGGCAAGACTACTTCGATGAGAATCGCACTCGGGCTCATGAAACCAGACATAGGTGAGGTCTTAGTTGCGGGGCAGAAAATTGCTCCCGATTCAGTTCGAGGTGTCGGATATATGCCTGAAGAACGTGGACTTTACTCTGATGAGACTGTGGTCAACCAGCTCCGCTACTTTGCGCGACTACACCGAATACCGAAGGAGAAAATGAAGCCTCGAATTAAAGAACTCCTGGATAAGCTTGAAGTATCCCAATTCGCCGACTCAAAAGTTAAGGAACTGTCGCTAGGAAACAAGCAACGGATCCAGATTGCTTCTGCTTTAATTCATTCGCCAGAGTTGTTGGTTTTAGACGAACCCTTTTCAGGCCTTGATCCTTTAGCTGTTGATCGTTTTCAGTATCTTCTACGGGAATACGCTGCCAGCGGTGCCGCAATATTGTTCAGCTCGCACCAGATCGAAATCGTAGAAAAATATCCGATCGTGTAG
- a CDS encoding metallophosphoesterase: MVVKPTRRYAIRVASLTKTLLTATGVLGLTGFSALAWAYRECSNFELKIVELPILEPGVLRNADEFRILHLSDLHMTPNQVKKQEWVAQLDRLSPDLVINTGDNLSDPKGVPGVLRALGPLLRRPGLFVFGTNDYFAPSMVNPFLYLFGKKRKPSEVPLPWKGMRAAFIEHGWRDANQARHEFQINHVRIAVGGVDDPHHDLDDYEEIAGPPNPDADLSIALLHAPEPRVLERFERDGYMLSLSGHTHGGQVCLPGSRALVTNCGIDTRRVQGLHTFGKMWMHVSNGLGTSKFAPIRLFCRPSATLIRVTER; the protein is encoded by the coding sequence ATGGTTGTTAAGCCTACTCGCAGGTACGCTATACGAGTGGCTTCATTGACAAAGACTCTTCTCACGGCAACCGGTGTGCTAGGACTCACTGGATTCTCCGCCCTCGCATGGGCGTATCGCGAATGCTCTAACTTTGAGCTCAAGATTGTGGAGCTTCCCATCCTGGAGCCTGGAGTCTTAAGAAATGCAGATGAATTTAGGATCCTGCACCTCAGCGATCTCCATATGACGCCCAACCAGGTGAAGAAACAAGAATGGGTAGCACAGCTGGATAGGCTTTCCCCAGACCTCGTTATTAACACGGGAGATAATCTCAGTGATCCTAAGGGAGTACCTGGAGTGTTGCGGGCTCTCGGCCCACTGCTACGGCGCCCCGGGCTCTTCGTTTTTGGCACCAACGATTATTTTGCCCCAAGTATGGTCAATCCTTTCCTCTATCTCTTTGGCAAAAAGCGTAAGCCCAGCGAGGTGCCGCTGCCTTGGAAAGGAATGCGCGCTGCCTTCATAGAACACGGATGGCGCGATGCTAACCAGGCCCGTCACGAGTTCCAAATCAACCATGTGCGCATCGCCGTAGGCGGTGTCGACGACCCCCACCACGACCTCGACGACTATGAAGAAATAGCCGGGCCCCCGAACCCGGACGCAGACCTCAGCATTGCGCTGCTGCATGCTCCGGAGCCACGCGTACTAGAGCGCTTTGAACGCGATGGTTATATGTTGTCGCTTTCCGGCCACACCCACGGTGGCCAGGTTTGCTTGCCCGGTTCTCGAGCCCTTGTGACCAATTGCGGGATTGATACCCGAAGAGTGCAGGGCCTACATACCTTTGGAAAGATGTGGATGCATGTTTCCAATGGCCTGGGCACCTCTAAATTTGCCCCCATTCGCCTTTTCTGCCGGCCCTCCGCCACATTAATCCGCGTCACCGAGCGTTAA
- a CDS encoding GatB/YqeY domain-containing protein has protein sequence MSELKKKIRADLTTAMKAREKERTGTLRMLLAAIQTEETSGTKHELTDGDVLKVIAREIKKRRESAEVYAGAGRQELADAETQEADILAEYQPAQLDDAQLAALVAQAVEEVAAEHGEATMKQMGQVMKIATAKAAGQADGKRLSTAVRAALA, from the coding sequence ATGAGTGAACTCAAAAAGAAGATCCGTGCAGATTTGACCACCGCCATGAAAGCTAGGGAAAAGGAGCGTACGGGCACGTTGCGTATGCTGTTAGCGGCAATCCAGACGGAGGAGACAAGTGGAACAAAGCATGAGTTAACTGATGGAGATGTGCTCAAGGTCATCGCTCGCGAGATTAAAAAGCGTCGCGAATCCGCAGAAGTGTATGCGGGAGCAGGCCGACAAGAACTAGCCGACGCAGAAACTCAGGAAGCAGATATTCTCGCGGAATACCAGCCTGCACAGCTTGACGACGCCCAACTCGCCGCACTCGTTGCCCAAGCAGTTGAAGAAGTCGCTGCGGAGCACGGCGAGGCCACGATGAAGCAGATGGGCCAGGTTATGAAGATAGCTACGGCTAAAGCTGCAGGCCAGGCCGACGGCAAGCGCCTGTCCACGGCAGTTCGTGCGGCGCTAGCCTAG
- a CDS encoding transglycosylase domain-containing protein, with the protein MSKWNSLNRIVAAAVAAGAASALALSPIAAITGVAAARTSATMQSNLQDLTDGSAPGVSTILDNQGSPIAWLYSQRRYSVPSEAIPQTVKDAVVSIEDRRFYEHKGVDLQGNLRAIAANLFAGGVAQGASTLDQQYVKNYLLLVTSNNADEQAAATETSIPRKLREMRMASTIDKMLSKDEILTRYLNLVPFGNNSFGIEAAARTYFGISASELSLAQSAMFAGMVQSSSYLNPFTNAPAVIERRNTVLDSMVMNGYINQEEADLAKAEPLGVLDAPQGLANGCIAAGDSGFFCDHVLSYLNKKGLSTEQITKGAYTIKTTLDPQTQLAAHNAVTSQVNSQSPGVADVMNIIEPGTNSRKILAMTSSRDYGLDLNAGQTVLPQTSSLVGAGAGSIFKIFTAAAALKQGYGLDTVLQVPRRYEAKGLGDGGAAGCAPGTYCVENSGSYAPQMSLRDALAYSPNTPFVKLIESVGVRDVVDISVALGLRSYSEKGSFDQDNSIADYFKEHNLGSYTLGPTAVNALELSNVAASLASDGMWCEPSPIESVTDHNGNEVYIERPACEQALSKEIANALSNGLSQDIIKGTGSAAAKAAGFRAPTAAKTGTTESHQSAAFLGFNSNFASAAYIYNDGTTVSPLCTSPVSQCGKGTLFGGDEPARTWFTAATATGRAATGALPAYNTKYNRGSSEDLGSSYVGRNGDDVKRELSGKGYKVVTEYTAGNGLPKDHVVRTEVPVPLKSDSTIKLVLSDGTPPRRTTSPLIPRDEGPSDNNRNPGGDDLANLLQQLLGR; encoded by the coding sequence GTGTCAAAGTGGAATTCACTCAACAGGATCGTCGCCGCTGCCGTAGCAGCAGGGGCTGCCAGCGCCCTAGCGCTCTCCCCCATAGCTGCCATTACAGGCGTTGCAGCTGCACGCACTAGTGCAACAATGCAGTCCAATCTTCAAGATTTGACCGACGGGTCCGCTCCCGGGGTCTCCACCATTTTAGACAATCAGGGCTCACCTATCGCATGGCTGTATTCCCAGCGCAGATACTCAGTGCCGTCGGAAGCAATCCCACAGACAGTGAAGGATGCGGTCGTCTCCATCGAAGACCGACGCTTTTATGAACATAAGGGCGTGGATTTACAAGGCAATCTCCGCGCGATCGCTGCCAACCTTTTTGCTGGAGGCGTGGCGCAAGGCGCGTCCACCCTGGATCAGCAATATGTAAAGAATTATCTGCTTCTTGTCACATCTAACAATGCCGACGAGCAAGCCGCCGCTACGGAGACATCTATCCCGCGTAAATTGCGCGAGATGCGGATGGCCTCGACCATCGACAAGATGCTTTCTAAAGATGAGATCCTTACCCGCTATCTCAATCTGGTGCCCTTTGGAAACAACTCCTTTGGCATCGAGGCAGCAGCAAGGACTTACTTTGGTATATCCGCCTCAGAACTGTCTTTGGCTCAATCTGCAATGTTTGCCGGCATGGTGCAGTCGTCCTCCTACCTCAATCCCTTCACCAATGCGCCTGCCGTTATTGAGCGCCGTAACACAGTTTTGGACTCTATGGTGATGAACGGCTACATCAACCAAGAAGAAGCCGACCTAGCCAAAGCCGAGCCCCTCGGAGTGCTAGACGCCCCCCAGGGCTTGGCAAATGGTTGTATCGCCGCTGGCGATAGTGGGTTCTTTTGCGACCATGTCCTCAGCTACCTCAACAAAAAAGGTTTGAGCACCGAACAAATCACCAAAGGCGCTTACACCATTAAAACCACCCTTGACCCACAGACTCAGTTGGCTGCGCATAATGCGGTGACTAGTCAGGTCAATTCGCAGTCCCCCGGGGTCGCCGATGTTATGAATATCATCGAGCCCGGCACAAATTCGCGCAAGATCCTGGCAATGACTTCTTCCCGCGATTACGGCCTAGATCTCAATGCAGGTCAAACGGTTCTTCCACAGACTTCCTCCCTGGTGGGCGCAGGCGCCGGATCCATATTCAAGATTTTCACAGCCGCTGCCGCCCTCAAGCAGGGTTATGGCTTGGACACCGTTTTGCAGGTTCCTCGCCGTTATGAGGCCAAGGGGCTTGGCGACGGCGGCGCCGCGGGATGCGCCCCCGGAACCTACTGCGTGGAAAACTCTGGTTCCTACGCCCCACAGATGTCTCTACGCGATGCCCTAGCTTATTCACCCAACACCCCGTTTGTTAAGCTCATCGAATCCGTTGGCGTACGCGACGTGGTTGACATTTCTGTAGCTTTGGGATTGCGTAGCTACTCCGAAAAAGGGTCCTTTGACCAGGACAACTCCATCGCAGACTATTTCAAGGAGCACAACCTGGGTTCCTATACCCTAGGCCCCACAGCCGTTAATGCTCTCGAGCTCTCCAACGTCGCTGCTTCCCTAGCCTCCGATGGCATGTGGTGCGAGCCAAGCCCTATCGAATCCGTGACCGACCACAATGGCAACGAGGTCTACATAGAGCGCCCCGCATGTGAGCAGGCCCTCAGCAAAGAAATTGCCAATGCACTATCCAACGGACTAAGTCAGGACATCATCAAGGGAACTGGCTCGGCCGCGGCAAAGGCCGCAGGATTCCGTGCGCCAACGGCCGCCAAGACAGGCACCACGGAATCTCACCAGTCAGCTGCCTTCCTCGGCTTTAACTCCAACTTTGCGTCTGCGGCATATATTTACAACGATGGAACAACCGTCTCCCCGCTGTGTACCTCTCCGGTCTCTCAGTGTGGAAAAGGCACGCTCTTCGGCGGCGACGAGCCCGCCCGTACCTGGTTTACCGCCGCAACAGCAACCGGCCGAGCAGCAACCGGCGCCCTGCCGGCTTACAATACAAAGTACAACCGCGGATCCTCAGAAGACCTAGGTAGCTCCTATGTCGGCCGCAATGGCGATGACGTAAAACGTGAGCTTAGCGGCAAGGGATACAAAGTTGTCACCGAATACACCGCGGGCAATGGCTTACCCAAGGATCATGTGGTCCGTACGGAGGTTCCCGTTCCTCTCAAATCAGATTCAACCATCAAGCTCGTCCTTTCAGACGGCACTCCCCCTCGGCGAACCACCAGCCCTCTGATACCGCGGGACGAAGGCCCCTCCGATAACAACCGCAACCCGGGAGGGGACGACCTGGCAAACCTGCTACAACAGCTGCTTGGCAGGTAG
- a CDS encoding WhiB family transcriptional regulator, translating into MTTSLMNVRKISPLEEDSLGSLQALDRGDWVMHAHCRHEDPDALFVRGAAQRRAAAICSECPVMMRCRADALDNRVEFGVWGGLTERQRRSILRNNPDVKSWRDFFARGGELSGV; encoded by the coding sequence ATGACAACTTCGTTGATGAACGTACGTAAGATCAGCCCCCTAGAGGAAGATTCATTGGGGTCACTTCAGGCATTGGATCGTGGAGACTGGGTTATGCACGCCCACTGCCGGCATGAAGACCCGGACGCTCTTTTTGTTCGCGGCGCTGCGCAGCGCCGTGCCGCAGCTATTTGTAGCGAGTGCCCCGTGATGATGCGTTGCCGTGCAGATGCCCTGGACAATCGCGTGGAATTCGGCGTGTGGGGAGGCTTAACGGAGCGGCAAAGGCGTTCCATTCTGCGCAACAATCCTGACGTTAAAAGTTGGCGAGATTTCTTTGCACGCGGAGGCGAACTCTCCGGGGTGTAA
- a CDS encoding DUF4177 domain-containing protein, whose amino-acid sequence MTKWEYATVPLLTHATKQILDTWGEDGWELVNVVPGPNPENVVAYMKREVE is encoded by the coding sequence ATGACTAAATGGGAATATGCCACTGTGCCTCTGCTAACTCACGCGACTAAGCAGATTTTGGATACCTGGGGCGAGGACGGCTGGGAGCTGGTTAACGTTGTGCCGGGGCCAAATCCTGAGAACGTTGTTGCTTATATGAAGCGTGAGGTTGAGTAA
- a CDS encoding RidA family protein, which yields MTASENLKNLGIELPKVAAPVAVYIPATKVGNQVWTSGQLPFIDGSLPAVGKVGAEVSAEQAESYARVAALNALAAIDALVGIDKVTRVLKVVGFVASAQDFGGQPGVVNGASNLMGEVFGAAGEHVRSAVGVAELPLNSPVEIEVIVEVAE from the coding sequence ATGACGGCAAGCGAGAATCTTAAAAACTTAGGCATAGAGCTGCCAAAAGTTGCGGCACCTGTGGCTGTTTATATCCCAGCAACAAAGGTGGGAAACCAGGTTTGGACCTCTGGGCAGCTTCCTTTTATCGATGGCTCCTTGCCAGCAGTGGGCAAAGTCGGGGCGGAAGTCTCCGCGGAACAGGCTGAATCCTATGCCCGCGTGGCTGCTTTAAACGCTCTGGCCGCCATCGATGCGCTGGTCGGCATTGATAAGGTGACCCGAGTCCTTAAGGTCGTGGGGTTTGTGGCCTCTGCACAGGATTTTGGCGGACAGCCTGGGGTGGTCAACGGCGCCTCAAACCTTATGGGAGAAGTCTTTGGCGCAGCCGGTGAGCATGTGCGTAGTGCTGTAGGGGTAGCGGAATTGCCCTTGAATTCCCCCGTTGAAATCGAAGTTATTGTTGAGGTTGCTGAGTAA
- a CDS encoding MBL fold metallo-hydrolase, with protein MAKLMGMEHPAYSQLRPVSPSVSVVLCPNPGYAALEGTNSWVVRAEGDARSIVIDPGPEDEGHLNVLNSKANEVGLILLTHRHHDHADGAPRFYQLTGGAPIRAQDPAYCKGGAPLVDGEVITVDGVTPQVEVVFTPGHTADSVCFFVWSGEPHASELEGIITGDTIAGRHTTMISETDGDLGDYLSTLALLEDRGKDVRLMPGHGPDGDDVASFAHWYTQRRRQRLDQIRAARAELGEDVPIKQLIDAVYDDVDPVLRGAAEQSTRVALRYLAEQE; from the coding sequence ATGGCTAAGCTGATGGGCATGGAGCATCCTGCTTACAGTCAGCTGCGGCCGGTTAGTCCGTCCGTTTCGGTGGTACTTTGTCCTAATCCGGGGTACGCCGCTCTCGAAGGAACCAATTCGTGGGTTGTGCGTGCTGAGGGGGACGCGCGCAGCATAGTTATTGATCCCGGCCCTGAGGATGAGGGGCACCTCAATGTCTTAAATAGCAAGGCTAATGAGGTCGGCCTGATACTGCTCACTCATAGGCATCATGATCACGCTGATGGCGCGCCGCGCTTCTACCAGCTCACGGGGGGTGCTCCCATTCGGGCTCAGGACCCGGCTTATTGCAAAGGCGGAGCGCCGCTTGTCGACGGTGAAGTGATCACAGTGGATGGGGTTACTCCGCAAGTGGAAGTTGTTTTTACCCCAGGGCATACTGCCGACTCTGTGTGTTTTTTTGTGTGGAGCGGGGAGCCTCACGCATCGGAGTTAGAGGGGATTATCACTGGCGATACTATCGCTGGGCGCCATACCACGATGATTTCCGAGACTGATGGGGATTTGGGGGACTACCTTAGCACTCTTGCGCTTTTGGAAGATCGAGGTAAAGACGTACGTCTTATGCCGGGGCACGGGCCGGATGGGGATGACGTTGCAAGCTTTGCGCATTGGTATACCCAGCGGCGCCGCCAACGGCTTGATCAGATTCGTGCTGCGCGTGCTGAACTCGGTGAGGATGTTCCCATCAAGCAGCTTATCGACGCTGTCTATGATGACGTAGACCCAGTTCTTCGAGGCGCTGCGGAACAGTCGACCCGCGTGGCCCTGCGCTATCTCGCAGAACAAGAATAA
- the glxR gene encoding CRP-like cAMP-activated global transcriptional regulator GlxR, whose product MDGVQDILSRAGIFQGVDPVAVGNLIQELESVRFPRGATIFEEGEPGDRLYIITSGKVKLARHSLDGRENLLTVMGPSDMFGELSIFDPGPRTSSAVCVTEVHAATMNSEMLRQWISDHPEISEQLLRVLARRLRRTNASLADLIFTDVPGRVAKTLLQLANRFGTQEGGALRVNHDLTQEEIAQLVGASRETVNKALATFAHRGWIRLEGKSVLIVDTEHLAKRAR is encoded by the coding sequence GTGGATGGTGTGCAGGATATTCTCTCCCGCGCCGGAATTTTTCAGGGTGTAGACCCAGTTGCAGTTGGCAACCTGATTCAGGAGCTTGAAAGCGTCCGATTCCCGCGCGGGGCAACAATCTTTGAAGAGGGTGAGCCTGGCGATCGTTTGTACATAATCACTTCCGGAAAAGTGAAGCTAGCCCGTCATTCACTCGATGGCCGTGAAAACCTCTTAACAGTCATGGGCCCTTCCGACATGTTCGGTGAGCTCTCTATCTTCGATCCAGGCCCACGTACTTCTTCTGCCGTCTGCGTCACCGAAGTCCATGCCGCCACCATGAATTCAGAGATGCTTCGCCAGTGGATCAGCGACCACCCAGAAATTTCCGAGCAGCTGCTTCGCGTTTTGGCCCGCCGCCTGCGCCGCACGAATGCTTCTCTCGCTGATCTGATCTTCACAGACGTACCTGGTCGCGTCGCTAAGACGCTCCTGCAACTAGCAAACCGCTTTGGTACTCAAGAAGGCGGAGCACTCCGGGTAAATCACGATCTCACCCAGGAAGAGATCGCCCAGCTCGTAGGCGCCAGCCGTGAGACCGTGAACAAGGCCCTAGCTACGTTCGCTCACCGCGGCTGGATCCGACTCGAAGGCAAGTCAGTCCTGATCGTAGACACTGAGCACCTGGCAAAGCGCGCACGCTAA
- the nth gene encoding endonuclease III yields MSSQYLSELPTSPPAARIKVGRHRATRGQETPLGKKRRARRINRLLSIGYPEAHCELDFKTPLELTVATVLSAQCTDVRVNQVTPRLFSRYPTAWDYANANELELQELIRPTGFYKAKAAHLIGLGQKLVTDFGGEIPQSIQDLVSLPGVGRKTANVVRGNAFGIPGLTVDTHFGRLVRRMGLSSHTDPLKVEAELAELIEKKEWTMFSHRIIFHGRRVCHSRKAACGACFLAAECPSFGLEGPIDPELASALVVGDNREALLELAGA; encoded by the coding sequence ATGTCGAGTCAGTATCTGTCAGAGTTGCCCACTTCTCCGCCGGCCGCCCGGATCAAAGTGGGTAGGCATAGGGCTACGCGCGGACAGGAGACTCCCCTGGGTAAGAAGCGGCGAGCACGTAGAATTAACAGGCTTCTGAGCATAGGTTACCCAGAGGCTCATTGTGAGCTGGACTTTAAAACCCCGTTAGAGCTCACTGTAGCCACGGTATTGAGCGCACAATGCACTGATGTGCGAGTTAATCAGGTAACTCCTCGGCTCTTCTCCAGATACCCCACAGCATGGGATTACGCCAACGCAAATGAGCTTGAGCTGCAAGAGCTCATCCGGCCTACCGGATTCTATAAAGCAAAAGCCGCACACCTCATTGGTTTGGGACAGAAACTTGTGACGGACTTCGGCGGAGAAATCCCGCAGAGCATCCAGGACCTGGTGAGCCTACCGGGCGTAGGAAGAAAAACTGCCAATGTAGTTCGAGGGAATGCTTTTGGTATTCCGGGGCTTACCGTGGATACGCACTTTGGCAGGCTGGTGCGGCGCATGGGCCTGAGCTCTCACACCGATCCGCTGAAAGTAGAGGCTGAGCTCGCGGAACTCATAGAAAAGAAAGAATGGACGATGTTTTCCCATCGCATCATCTTTCATGGTCGCCGAGTGTGTCATTCACGTAAAGCTGCGTGCGGAGCCTGTTTCTTAGCCGCGGAATGCCCAAGCTTTGGGCTTGAAGGTCCGATAGATCCCGAGCTGGCATCTGCTTTAGTGGTAGGGGATAATCGTGAAGCGTTATTGGAGTTGGCAGGAGCTTAG